A genomic window from Nomascus leucogenys isolate Asia chromosome 10, Asia_NLE_v1, whole genome shotgun sequence includes:
- the WASHC4 gene encoding WASH complex subunit 4 isoform X3: MYEHLGELLTVLLTLDEIIDNHITLKDHWTMYKRLLKSVHHNPSKFGIQEEKLKPFEKFLLKLEGQLLDGMIFQACIEQQFDSLNGGVSVSKNSTFAEEFAHSIRSIFANVEAKLGEPSEIDQRDKYVGICGLFVLHFQIFRTIDKKFYKSLLDICKKVPAITLTANIIWFPDNFLIQKIPAAAKLLDRKSLQAIKIHRDTFLQQKAQSLTKDVQSYYVFVSSWMMKMESILSKEQRMDKFAEDLTNRCNVFIQGFLYAYSISTIIKTTMNLYMSMQKPMTKTSVKALCRLVELLKAIEHMFYRRSMVVADSVSHITQHLQHQALHSISVAKKRVISDKKYSEQRLDVLSALVLAENTLNGPSTKQRRLIVSLALSVGTQMKTFKDEELFPLQVVMKKLDLISELRERVQTQCDCCFLYWHRAVFPIYLDDVYENAVDAARLHYMFSALRDCVPAMMHARHLESYEILLDCYDKEIMEILNEHLLDKLCKEIEKDLRLSVHTHLKLDDRNPFKVGMKDLALFFSLNPIRFFNRFIDIRAYVTHYLDKTFYNLTTVALHDWATYSEMRNLATQRYGLVMTEAHLPSQTLEQGLDVLEIMRNIHIFVSRYLYNLNNQIFIERTSNNKHLNTINIRHIANSIRTHGTGIMNTTVNFTYQFLKKKFYIFSQFMYDEHIKSRLIKDIRFFREIKDQNDHKYPFDRAEKFNRGIRKLGITPEGQSYLDQFRQLISQIGNAMGYVRMIRSGGLHCSSNAIRFVPDLEDIVNFEELVKEEGLAEETLKAARHLDSVLSDHTRNSAEGTEYFKMLVDVFAPEFRRPKNIHLRNFYIIVPPLTLNFVEHSISCKEKLNKKNKIGAAFTDDGFAMGVAYILKLLDQYREFDSLHWFQSVREKYLKEIRAVAKQQNVQSASQDEKLLQTMNLTQKRLDVYLQEFELLYFSLSSARIFFRADKTAAEENQEKKEKEEETKTSNGDLSDSTVSADPVVK, encoded by the exons ATGTATGAGCACTTGGGAGAACTGCTAACAGTTTTGCTCACCCTGGATGAAATTATTGATAATCATATCACACTGAAAGACCACTGGACTATGTACAAAAG GTTACTGAAATCTGTCCATCACAATCCTTCAAAATTTGGAATTCAGGAAGAAAAACTAAAGCCATTTGAAAAATTCTTGCTGAAGCTAGAAGGGCAATTACTGGATGGAATGATATTCCAG GCCTGTATAGAACAACAATTTGATTCTCTCAATGGAGGAGTATCTGTGTCAAAAAATAGTACTTTTGCTGAGGAATTTGCACACAGTATTCGGTCAATTTTTGCAAACGTAGAAGCCAAACTTG GAGAACCTTCTGAAATTGATCAGAGAGACAAGTATGTTGGAATCTGTGGGCTCTTTGTATTGCACTTTCAGATTTTTCGAACTATTGATAAAAAGTTTTATAAGTCTTTATTGGACATTTGTAAGAAG GTACCAGCCATCACTCTAACTGCTAATATTATTTGGTTTCCTGATAATTTTCTCATCCAGAAAATACCAGCAGCTGCCAAACTTCTAGACAGAAAAAGTCTTCAAGCCATTAAAATACACAGGGATACTTTTCTACAACAGAAAGCTCAATCCCTTACCAA AGATGTACAGTCTTACTACGTCTTTGTGAGCTCATGGATGATGAAAATGGAATCTATTTTATCTAAAGAGCAGAGAATGGATAAATTTGCTGAAGATCTCACCAATAGATGTAATGTTTTTATACAG GGCTTCTTGTATGCATATAGTATTAGTACCattattaaaactacaatgaatcTCTACATGTCCATGCAAAAGCCAATGACCAAAACCTCAGTTAAGGCATTGTGCAGGCTTGTTGAACTTCTCAAG GCAATAGAGCACATGTTCTACAGGAGAAGCATGGTTGTGGCTGATTCAGTTTCACATATAACACAGCACCTTCAACATCAGGCTCTTCATTCTATTTCTGTGGCCAAG aaaagagtgATTTCTGACAAAAAATACAGCGAACAGCGTCTTGATGTGCTCTCTGCTCTAGTTTTGGCTGAAAACACTCTAAATGGACCAAGCACAAAGCAACGGCGACTTATTGTTTCTTTGGCACTAAGTGTTGGCACACAAATG aaaacatttaaagatgaagaaCTCTTTCCACTTCAAGTAGTTATGAAAAAACTGGATCTTATTAGTGAACTTAGAGAACG AGTCCAAACACAATGTGACTGTTGTTTTTTATACTGGCATCGAGCTGTCTTCCCTATTTATTTAGATGATGTATATGAAAATGCTGTTGATGCAGCCAGATTACAT taCATGTTCAGTGCTTTGCGCGACTGTGTACCTGCTATGATGCATGCAAGGCATTTAGAGTCCTATGAGATACTTCTGGATTGCTATGACAAGGAAattatggaaattttaaatgaG CATTTGCTGGACAAATTAtgcaaagaaatagagaaagatcTGCGACTTTCTGTGCATACTCATTTAAAGCTGGATGACCGAAACCCTTTCAAAGTTGGCATGAAAGACCtggctctttttttctctctgaatccAATTCGGTTTTTCAATCGTTTCATTGACATTCGGG cttacGTAACTCACTACCTAGACAAGACTTTCTACAATCTAACAACAGTAGCCCTTCATGACTGGGCCACTTACAGTGAGATGAGAAACTTAGCTACTCAGCGTTATGGACTGGTTATGACAGAGGCACATCTTCCCAGTCAGACTTTGGAACAG GGCCTTGATGTTTTAGAAATTATGAGAAACATCCATATATTTGTGTCTCGATACCTCTATAATCTCAACAATCAG ATTTTTATTGAACGAACAAGCAATAACAAGCATTTGAATACTATTAATATTCGGCATATTGCTAATTCAATTCGAACACATGGCACGGGAATTATGAATACAACC gttAATTTCACCTACCagtttttgaaaaagaagttCTATATATTTAGCCAATTTATGTATGATGAACACATCAAATCCAGATTGATTAAAGATATTCGATTTTTCAGGGAAATTAAGGACCAAAATGATCATAAG tatccttttgatagagcagaaAAATTCAATCGAGGCATCAGAAAACTTGGAATAACACCTGAGGGACAGAGCTACCTTGATCAATTCAGGCAACTCATCAGCCAGATTG GTAATGCTATGGGCTATGTGCGAATGATAAGATCTGGTGGTCTTCATTGTAGCAGCAATGCCATTAG ATTTGTTCCTGATCTTGAAGATATTGTAAATTTTGAAGAACTAGTGAAAGAAGAAGGTCTTGCAGAAGAAACATTAAAAGCAGCAAG gcATTTGGATTCAGTCCTCAGTGATCACACACGAAATTCTGCCGAAGGCACAGAATATTTCAAAATGCTTGTAGATGTTTTTGCTCCAGAATTTCGAAGGCCAAAGAATATACATCTCCGAAATTTCTATATAATTGTTCCCCCTCTG ACCCTCAACTTTGTAGAGCATTCCATTAGTTGCAaggaaaaattgaataaaaaaaataaaattggagctGCCTTTACCGATGATGGCTTTGCCATGG GTGTGGCTTACATTTTAAAGCTTTTGGATCAGTACCGGGAGTTTGACTCACTTCACTGGTTCCAGTCTGTTAGAGAGAAATACCTGAAGGAGATAAGAGCAGTTGCTAAGCAACAGAATGTGCAGTCGGCCAGTCAAGATGAAAAACTCTTACAAACCATGAATCTCACCCAGAAGCGACTGGATGTCTATCTACAG gAATTTGAATTGCTGTATTTCTCACTGAGCAGTGCAAGAATTTTCTTCAGAGCAGACAAGACTGCGGctgaagaaaaccaagaaaagaaagagaaggaag AAGAAACTAAAACAAGCAACGGAGACCTGTCCGACAGCACTGTGTCTGCTGATCCTGTTGTGAAATGA